A single window of Granulicella mallensis MP5ACTX8 DNA harbors:
- a CDS encoding bifunctional YncE family protein/alkaline phosphatase family protein, which yields MTGLALQAGLAFGQTGTSIDLPTSKQIVRPVPGSPQRLNSLPMSMAISPDGRYVVTVNAGYGTYESNYMQSLAVMDTQTGVVVDFPDDRTAVKAKQTLYSGLAFSHDGKHVYASMGSETDPLGTGKNDTGSGVVVYGFSDGKISRERMMKIPLQQLAAGRKTMLVGGVEGDKGVPFPAAIAVIGSAGAEKILVADNLSDDVLLMDATTGEIITRFDLSENDAVPSTYPVALSVSKDETRAFVALWNASEIVELDLKKGTVGRKLPLLKPDNAIAAGTHPCAFEVSADGRTMYVALANRDAVAAVNVDAGQFAVKGYFDTRLPRQTYFGAEPEALALSSDDSRLYVGNAITDAIAVFDTRKLTPKAAQQGMIEPLGFVPTEWMPMSMGITGGKLYIATAKGKGTGPNNFPQRQVPGSHARIGASTYIGTLLYGSLAVLDTQAMEQNLPKWTAEVVESNRTKAAEEKIQFAGGQDRIKHVIYVIKENRTYDQVLGDLKQDGKAVGNGDPSLAMYGEDSTPNEHKLALQFGVLDNFYDSGEVSGDGHVWSTAGIGTDYLEKTWQQSYRGGERTYDFEGVVAQGYPILQKIPDVNEPTSGYLWGNMARHGKSYYNFGEYIASTFCGAKKTENPQDGPLLAGATCEKPTILPGDALPEAWGGGVNKWQWPIPVLANNTATKPELVGHFAAEQPDFNLRVPDQIRVEVFLKHFKGWVADREAGKDTLPNFILMRLGNDHTAGTVPGGPTPKSSVADNDLAVGRLAEAISHSPYWDDTALFVLEDDAQAGADHVDAHRSIALVISKYSPKKADGTPFVDSRFYSTVSFVRTMETLLGLPPMNNNDAFSSLIGSLFTGAGEQPAYTADYVNRDNSLIYTANVKTAVGAKESMKMDFRHADHADPQKLNVILWKDAMGDRPVPAMLTVHRKLKKDDDDD from the coding sequence ATGACAGGCTTGGCTCTGCAGGCCGGGTTAGCGTTTGGACAGACGGGAACTTCGATCGATCTGCCAACGAGTAAGCAGATCGTGCGACCGGTGCCCGGTAGCCCGCAACGGCTGAACAGCTTGCCGATGTCGATGGCCATATCGCCGGACGGACGCTATGTCGTAACCGTGAATGCCGGGTATGGAACCTACGAATCGAACTACATGCAGTCGCTGGCCGTGATGGATACCCAGACCGGCGTAGTAGTCGATTTTCCCGATGACCGTACAGCAGTCAAAGCCAAGCAAACGCTTTACTCAGGCCTGGCCTTCAGCCACGACGGCAAGCACGTCTACGCCAGTATGGGCTCGGAGACCGACCCTCTCGGCACAGGTAAGAACGATACCGGCAGTGGCGTGGTGGTTTATGGCTTCAGCGACGGAAAGATCTCGCGGGAACGGATGATGAAGATTCCTCTGCAGCAGTTGGCTGCGGGGCGCAAGACGATGCTGGTCGGCGGAGTGGAGGGCGATAAGGGCGTTCCATTTCCAGCAGCGATCGCTGTCATTGGTTCGGCGGGCGCGGAGAAGATCCTGGTCGCCGATAATCTTTCCGACGATGTGCTGCTGATGGATGCGACTACAGGCGAGATTATCACTCGGTTCGACCTGTCGGAAAACGACGCTGTGCCTTCGACGTATCCTGTCGCCCTGAGCGTGTCGAAAGATGAGACCCGCGCGTTTGTGGCGTTGTGGAATGCGAGCGAGATCGTTGAACTGGATCTGAAGAAGGGCACTGTAGGCCGGAAGCTGCCACTGCTCAAGCCGGACAATGCTATAGCTGCAGGCACACATCCCTGCGCCTTTGAAGTATCGGCCGACGGTCGGACGATGTACGTTGCCCTGGCGAACCGCGATGCCGTTGCGGCCGTGAATGTAGACGCCGGACAGTTCGCAGTGAAGGGATACTTCGATACGCGTCTGCCGCGGCAGACCTACTTCGGAGCAGAGCCCGAGGCTCTGGCCTTGTCGTCCGATGATTCGAGACTGTATGTCGGCAATGCGATCACAGATGCGATTGCGGTGTTCGACACCAGGAAGCTGACCCCGAAGGCTGCCCAACAGGGGATGATCGAGCCGCTCGGATTTGTGCCGACAGAGTGGATGCCGATGTCGATGGGTATCACCGGAGGAAAGCTGTACATCGCAACAGCCAAGGGCAAGGGAACCGGACCAAATAACTTCCCCCAGCGTCAGGTGCCGGGATCGCACGCCAGGATCGGGGCGTCTACCTATATCGGAACGCTGCTCTACGGTTCGCTTGCCGTGTTGGATACGCAGGCGATGGAACAGAACCTGCCCAAGTGGACGGCTGAGGTTGTGGAGTCCAACCGGACGAAGGCCGCAGAGGAGAAGATCCAATTTGCAGGCGGCCAGGATCGCATCAAGCATGTGATCTACGTCATCAAGGAGAACCGCACGTACGATCAGGTCCTTGGGGATCTCAAGCAGGACGGTAAAGCCGTTGGCAACGGAGACCCGAGCCTGGCGATGTATGGTGAGGACAGCACTCCGAATGAGCACAAGCTGGCCTTGCAGTTTGGAGTGCTGGATAACTTCTACGATTCCGGTGAGGTATCGGGCGACGGACACGTCTGGTCGACCGCCGGCATTGGAACGGATTACCTGGAGAAGACCTGGCAGCAGAGCTATCGCGGCGGAGAGCGGACGTACGACTTTGAAGGAGTCGTAGCGCAGGGCTATCCGATCCTGCAGAAGATTCCGGACGTCAATGAGCCGACGAGCGGATACCTCTGGGGCAACATGGCGCGGCATGGCAAGTCGTACTACAACTTTGGGGAGTACATCGCGTCGACCTTCTGTGGAGCGAAGAAGACGGAGAATCCACAGGACGGCCCGCTGCTGGCCGGAGCAACGTGCGAGAAGCCTACGATCCTGCCGGGCGATGCTCTCCCTGAAGCTTGGGGCGGCGGAGTGAACAAGTGGCAATGGCCGATTCCGGTGCTGGCCAACAACACGGCCACGAAGCCAGAGCTGGTCGGCCACTTTGCGGCAGAGCAGCCGGACTTCAATCTGCGCGTTCCGGATCAGATACGAGTAGAAGTCTTCCTGAAGCACTTCAAAGGGTGGGTAGCGGATCGTGAGGCAGGTAAAGACACCTTACCGAACTTTATCCTGATGCGTCTCGGCAACGACCATACGGCGGGAACGGTTCCCGGCGGACCGACACCGAAGTCTTCCGTCGCGGATAACGATCTGGCTGTCGGCCGGTTGGCGGAGGCCATCTCGCACTCGCCCTATTGGGACGACACAGCGCTCTTTGTTCTGGAAGACGATGCCCAAGCCGGTGCGGACCACGTAGACGCGCATCGCAGTATTGCTTTAGTAATTAGCAAATACTCTCCGAAGAAAGCGGACGGAACTCCGTTTGTAGACAGCCGGTTCTACTCGACGGTTAGTTTCGTGCGGACGATGGAGACGCTGCTGGGACTGCCTCCGATGAACAACAACGATGCCTTCAGCTCTCTGATCGGATCGCTGTTTACGGGAGCAGGAGAGCAGCCAGCTTACACCGCGGACTATGTGAATCGCGATAACTCGTTGATCTATACGGCCAACGTGAAGACGGCCGTCGGGGCGAAGGAATCCATGAAGATGGACTTTCGCCACGCCGACCACGCGGACCCTCAAAAGCTGAACGTGATCCTCTGGAAAGACGCCATGGGGGATCGCCCAGTACCGGCGATGTTGACGGTACATCGGAAGCTAAAGAAGGACGATGACGACGACTAG
- a CDS encoding M1 family aminopeptidase, giving the protein MIQRLRSLCILLVGLSALALHAAPPGRPQIDITGYVIHADLDPATGKLTATAAITFTALDDLNVVVFGLNNGLQVSKITDAANASLNSERNVTDSTIRVTPATLLAKGSSATYIFTYAGAPTVETSPVDGIKLVQIADPVSVLLYAGRWFPMTGLFTDRFTAEIHITVPEGERVVGSGVSGEHKLSGGGTEFVFNWTKPGFPGTIVAGKFLPPITTPGIPNIRVFVTDKYKEKGQDFAATVAKEFEFMTNLFGGAESGRLEVVELPGDSVSAAWAPEIVAIRPDRGNARLFANTVARQWWGSETSPATLNDAWITNGMSRYAELLYLEDSAGKTALQSAISDVEAGALAYDTEPLTTLGRLDPFSPQFQSMTLEKGAMVFHMLRWEMGDDVFQQFLRSLLSQYTDKPVRTANVQTVAEAQSKLQLTPFFSQWLDGTGAPELGNNFSVFRLGSNKGFRTVGSVTQDLDLFRMPIELRIETEGKTEERRVDLSGTESAYSIETFGRPRRITIDPENWVLKNTPDLAVRIAVLRGQQEVAQGDLMAAIAEYQKALDSNRSSSLANYRLAEIFFTQRNYQASANSFRDALRGDGDPKWTEVWSHINLGRIFDVTGQRDRAVNEYRLAVQTNDNTQGAINEARALMQKPYQREPAAN; this is encoded by the coding sequence ATGATTCAGCGACTCCGCAGCCTTTGCATTCTTCTGGTGGGTCTCTCAGCGCTTGCGCTCCACGCAGCTCCTCCAGGACGTCCGCAGATCGACATCACCGGCTATGTCATTCACGCCGACCTCGATCCGGCGACCGGCAAGCTGACCGCCACCGCCGCCATCACCTTCACGGCGCTCGATGACCTCAACGTCGTCGTCTTCGGTTTGAATAACGGCCTGCAGGTCAGCAAAATTACTGACGCGGCCAACGCCTCTCTAAACTCTGAGCGCAACGTTACCGACTCGACCATCCGCGTTACCCCCGCCACCTTATTAGCTAAAGGGTCTTCGGCGACCTACATCTTTACTTATGCGGGAGCGCCTACCGTCGAGACCAGCCCGGTCGATGGAATCAAGCTCGTCCAGATTGCTGATCCCGTCAGCGTCCTGCTCTATGCGGGGCGCTGGTTCCCCATGACGGGGCTCTTCACCGATCGGTTCACAGCCGAGATACACATCACCGTGCCCGAGGGCGAGCGTGTCGTCGGCAGCGGCGTAAGCGGCGAACACAAGCTTTCCGGCGGTGGCACTGAGTTCGTCTTCAACTGGACCAAGCCGGGCTTTCCCGGAACCATCGTAGCGGGCAAGTTCCTTCCGCCGATCACCACGCCAGGTATTCCCAACATTCGCGTCTTCGTCACGGACAAGTACAAAGAGAAGGGTCAGGACTTCGCGGCTACAGTCGCCAAAGAGTTCGAGTTCATGACGAACCTCTTCGGTGGCGCGGAGTCCGGGCGGCTCGAGGTAGTAGAGCTCCCCGGAGATTCAGTCTCTGCCGCCTGGGCGCCCGAGATCGTCGCCATCCGCCCCGACCGCGGCAATGCACGGTTGTTCGCGAATACTGTTGCGCGCCAATGGTGGGGCTCGGAGACCTCACCGGCGACACTCAACGACGCCTGGATCACCAACGGTATGTCGCGCTACGCCGAGCTGTTGTACCTCGAAGACTCCGCCGGTAAAACTGCGCTGCAATCCGCTATCTCTGATGTGGAGGCTGGGGCGCTGGCCTATGACACCGAACCGCTCACCACCCTTGGCCGGCTCGATCCGTTCTCGCCGCAGTTTCAGTCGATGACCCTGGAGAAGGGTGCGATGGTCTTCCACATGCTCCGCTGGGAGATGGGCGACGATGTCTTCCAGCAGTTTCTGCGCTCGCTGCTCTCGCAGTACACCGACAAGCCCGTACGTACCGCAAACGTTCAGACCGTCGCCGAAGCCCAATCGAAGCTTCAGCTCACGCCCTTCTTCTCCCAGTGGCTCGACGGCACCGGCGCACCCGAGCTAGGCAACAATTTCAGCGTCTTCCGGCTCGGCAGCAACAAGGGCTTTCGCACCGTCGGCTCCGTCACGCAGGACCTCGACCTCTTTCGCATGCCGATAGAACTGCGCATCGAGACGGAAGGCAAGACCGAGGAGCGCCGCGTCGATCTCTCAGGGACAGAGTCTGCTTACTCCATTGAGACCTTCGGACGGCCGCGCCGCATCACCATTGATCCCGAGAACTGGGTGCTCAAAAACACGCCTGACCTGGCTGTCCGTATTGCCGTTCTGCGCGGCCAGCAGGAGGTAGCGCAGGGCGACCTGATGGCCGCGATCGCCGAGTATCAAAAGGCACTCGACTCCAACCGCTCCAGCTCGTTGGCAAACTATCGCCTCGCGGAGATCTTCTTCACGCAGCGCAACTACCAGGCATCCGCTAACTCGTTTCGCGACGCACTACGAGGCGACGGCGATCCGAAGTGGACCGAGGTCTGGAGCCATATCAATCTGGGCAGGATCTTTGATGTAACAGGCCAACGCGATCGTGCCGTCAATGAGTACCGCCTGGCTGTGCAGACCAACGACAATACACAAGGAGCTATTAACGAGGCCCGTGCGCTGATGCAGAAGCCTTATCAGCGCGAACCTGCAGCGAACTAA
- the ccsA gene encoding cytochrome c biogenesis protein CcsA, protein MSTKGRLIRWIWFVISVSLLGYGLRLALWASPPDAEQANMIRAFYYHFPNWIGASVFLPLNLAASVAYLFLRHKHADASVKADALALATAEMGVLYCTLGLVSGSLWGREEWGIWWTWDARLTTTLMLWAIYISYLFVRRMSTGSTRATTCAVLAIFGFCDIPIVYMSTRWWRTQHPAPVFGGEGSIAPSIARPVWWNVLAWAAWGLLIASIRYAAELRSQQNEETEALEIIDSTANEESQYA, encoded by the coding sequence ATGAGTACAAAGGGAAGGCTGATCCGCTGGATCTGGTTCGTCATCTCCGTAAGCCTCTTAGGCTATGGTCTTAGATTGGCCCTCTGGGCATCGCCACCCGATGCAGAGCAGGCCAACATGATTCGGGCGTTTTACTATCATTTCCCAAATTGGATTGGTGCTTCAGTATTTCTCCCTCTGAATCTAGCGGCGTCAGTAGCTTACTTATTCCTGCGGCACAAGCATGCAGATGCCTCAGTGAAAGCAGACGCCCTGGCTCTTGCCACGGCAGAGATGGGCGTCCTTTATTGCACACTGGGGCTCGTTTCGGGTTCTCTCTGGGGGAGAGAAGAATGGGGCATATGGTGGACCTGGGACGCACGTCTGACCACTACGCTCATGCTGTGGGCTATTTACATTAGCTATTTGTTCGTGCGGCGCATGAGCACTGGTTCTACCCGGGCTACGACGTGCGCGGTCCTGGCAATCTTTGGGTTCTGCGATATCCCTATCGTCTACATGTCTACCCGTTGGTGGCGTACACAACATCCCGCTCCCGTATTTGGAGGCGAAGGTTCCATCGCTCCCAGCATTGCCCGTCCTGTCTGGTGGAATGTGCTTGCCTGGGCGGCATGGGGACTGCTGATCGCCAGCATACGGTACGCAGCGGAGTTACGTAGCCAGCAGAATGAGGAAACAGAGGCGCTGGAAATCATCGATTCAACAGCAAATGAGGAATCGCAATATGCGTAA
- a CDS encoding DUF4142 domain-containing protein: protein MISKQMCSKVLLGFVPTLLAGAMAVAQNQPGGGAAGTSNQTTTNPSTSAPGPGGMASDMNDNQQLQGMADQSFVKKALEGNAAEVQLGQLAQQKSQSDDVKQFAQKMVSDHTQLNDQMMKPIAQQLKVKEPTELSKKDRELVAKLGGLSGQEFDQAYIQAMVRDHKQDLSEFKDEASTTQNPGMKQAAQQGVALISQHLQMIEQIAQNHNMPDGKVMKSSGS from the coding sequence ATGATCTCAAAGCAAATGTGTAGCAAGGTTCTACTGGGCTTCGTGCCTACGCTGTTGGCTGGTGCCATGGCCGTTGCGCAGAATCAACCGGGTGGTGGTGCTGCCGGTACGTCTAACCAGACCACCACGAATCCATCTACTTCGGCGCCAGGTCCAGGTGGTATGGCGTCCGATATGAATGACAATCAGCAGCTACAGGGAATGGCAGACCAATCCTTCGTGAAGAAGGCGCTCGAAGGCAATGCCGCCGAGGTTCAACTGGGGCAGTTGGCCCAGCAAAAATCACAGAGCGATGACGTTAAACAATTCGCGCAGAAGATGGTCTCGGATCACACGCAGCTCAACGACCAGATGATGAAGCCGATCGCTCAGCAGCTCAAAGTAAAAGAGCCGACCGAGCTTTCGAAGAAGGACAGAGAGCTTGTCGCAAAGCTCGGCGGCCTCTCCGGTCAGGAGTTCGACCAGGCTTACATTCAGGCTATGGTGAGAGACCATAAGCAGGACCTGTCGGAGTTCAAGGATGAAGCCTCAACTACGCAGAATCCCGGTATGAAGCAAGCCGCGCAGCAGGGGGTGGCGTTGATCTCACAGCATCTCCAGATGATCGAGCAGATCGCGCAAAATCACAATATGCCTGACGGTAAAGTAATGAAGTCTTCGGGTAGTTAA